From Quercus lobata isolate SW786 chromosome 1, ValleyOak3.0 Primary Assembly, whole genome shotgun sequence, one genomic window encodes:
- the LOC115955291 gene encoding uncharacterized protein LOC115955291 yields the protein MEQPSSEVRQLPPPMVYKLNFDAAIFSRMEKSGIGTIIRNEKGEVMAGTSAIGPQVDTSEETKLFVCRRSLEFTMDDGFTRLMIEGDNTNVMQAISLDVANYSSLGNVVDDIHHLMSGLQWVTISKIRRGGNKVAHVLAQHARNLEYDLYWLEDSPTNFGSLVSRFVIIMIK from the coding sequence ATGGAGCAACCAAGCAGTGAAGTACGGCAGCTACCTCCACCAATGGTATATAAGTTAAACTTTGATGCAGCAATATTTTCAAGGATGGAGAAATCTGGTATAGGAACAATAATTCGAAATGAGAAGGGTGAAGTTATGGCTGGTACGTCTGCTATTGGGCCACAGGTGGATACAAGTGAGGAAACTAAACTCTTTGTGTGCAGAAGATCTCTTGAATTCACTATGGATGATGGTTTCACTAGATTAATGATAGAGGGAGATAATACCAATGTTATGCAAGCTATTTCTTTAGATGTGGCTAACTATTCATCCCTAGGCAATGTGGTTGATGATATTCACCATTTGATGTCTGGCTTACAGTGGGTTACAATTAGTAAGATTAGGAGGGGAGGCAATAAGGTAGCGCATGTTCTTGCTCAACATGCtagaaatttagaatatgaTTTGTATTGGTTGGAGGACTCTCCTACCAACTTTGGAAGCCTTGTATCAagatttgttattattatgattaaatga